The Lactuca sativa cultivar Salinas chromosome 2, Lsat_Salinas_v11, whole genome shotgun sequence genome includes a window with the following:
- the LOC111912145 gene encoding uncharacterized protein LOC111912145 — protein sequence MVATMTPKLQKFDEDYWPHEMNKDLIEKYHKQACQAKFEVVKSLMACKMKHGEFVYGRVQRMQWYIERLVRLNVDFDEELAIYIVLNSLPSCYDQFISTYHLNNSEITLAQLHNLLQTVEARMKRKCIASTPASAPILAIGKGKGKKRIDPPKKNWKEKSHAGSSSSDPKGKSSLIIYPLLIPKRLLLLLQ from the coding sequence ATGGTAGCCACCATGACTCCTAAGCTGCAAAAATTTGATGAGGATTACTGGCCCCACGaaatgaacaaggaccttattgaaaagtaccataagcaagCTTGTCAAGCAAAGTTCGAAGTGGTCAAGTCCCTCATGGCGTGCAAGATGAAGCATGGAGAATTTGTCTATGGCCGCGTGCAAAGAATGCAATGGTACATAGAGCGCCTTGTTAGGCTGAATGTGGATtttgatgaggagttggctattTATATAGTCCTAAACTCCTTACctagttgttatgatcagttcatttcGACCTATCATCTGAACAATAGTGAAATCACCTTGGCTCAATTACACAATCTCCTACAGACAGTTGAAGCAAGAATGAAGAGAAAATGTATTGCCTCCACTCCTGCTAGTGCTCCCATCCTAGCCATTGGaaaaggaaagggtaaaaagaggataGATCCACCCAAGAAAAACTGGAAGGAAAAGTCTCATGCAGGTTCATCAAGTAGCGACCCTAAAGGAAAATCCAGTTTGATTATCTACCCTCTTCTGATTCCAAAGAGGCTACTACTTTTACTGCAATGA